A window from Luteibacter flocculans encodes these proteins:
- a CDS encoding EAL domain-containing protein has translation MRSSPPPTNGSPSDWSAYLLERAPAMIAYVDTTMRYRYASPAYLAWMNMADTDIVGQRVDEVIGADLYAQIEPALTAALAGTAKVADRALRDSEGIHYAQATFSPDLDQLDAVRGVAILLADISGRRQLEARLRESERRFAQAFRYAAIGMALVLPDGRWLQVNDALCAMLGYPERELMSVTFQDITHPDDLAADLALVEKLLTGEQLSYHMEKRYLHRDGHIVHAELSASLVRDEHGEPLYFISQMQDISERKAFEDALFRERELAEVTLKSIGDAVITTDTKLIVTSLNPIAEAMTGWSSHEAVGRPMDDIFHLRDPLTRQPIPNPLIMAVSKNSIVGLTTDAILVHRNGFDSPIEDSAAPIHDHAGNVVGGVVVFHDVSETRALALKMAHLAHHDTLTGLPNRALLTSRMEFAVSVAARRNQRAALLFVDIDHFKQINDSLGHATGDTLLQEVARRVRGAVRSDDTVSRLGGDEFVVLLPHIDSAGDARDVAEKVLAACSQAVGLGPDKSPMTISFSIGISVYPDDADDAESLLRNADTAMYEAKMQGRNGYRFFNPSMNERSTARVRTEVALRKALARNELTLYYQPKVDVELGTIVGAEALLRWQVNGEDVYTPEEFVPVAEDCGLIVTIGEWALREACRQAEIWTRLYRPLSVSVNVSALQFQHTRFLDSLQAILAETKLHPTLLELEVTERTVMEGGDHIVELLHKIKALGVTLSLDDFGTGYCSLSYLKHFPVDTLKIDRAFIRDVAWDNDSAAIVSAVVTMGKGMNKQVLAEGVESMDQATFLGSVGCSQMQGFLFGKAMPAREFEERISVVDMGDPRVALD, from the coding sequence ATGCGCTCATCTCCTCCACCCACCAACGGTTCTCCCTCCGACTGGTCCGCTTATCTGCTTGAACGCGCACCGGCGATGATCGCCTACGTCGATACGACGATGCGCTACCGCTACGCCAGCCCCGCCTACCTCGCCTGGATGAACATGGCCGACACGGACATCGTGGGCCAGCGGGTGGACGAGGTGATCGGCGCCGACCTCTATGCGCAGATCGAGCCCGCGCTTACGGCCGCGCTCGCCGGCACCGCCAAGGTGGCCGACCGCGCCCTCCGCGACAGCGAGGGCATTCACTATGCGCAGGCCACATTCTCCCCGGATCTCGACCAGCTCGACGCCGTGCGCGGTGTCGCGATTCTTCTCGCCGACATCTCCGGCCGCCGCCAGCTCGAAGCGCGCCTTCGCGAGAGCGAGCGACGCTTCGCTCAGGCGTTTCGCTATGCCGCGATCGGCATGGCGCTGGTCCTGCCGGACGGCCGCTGGTTGCAGGTGAACGACGCGCTGTGCGCGATGCTCGGCTATCCGGAAAGGGAGCTGATGTCCGTCACCTTCCAGGACATCACACATCCCGACGATCTCGCCGCGGATCTCGCCTTGGTCGAGAAACTGCTCACGGGCGAGCAGCTCTCGTACCACATGGAAAAACGCTACCTGCATCGCGACGGGCATATCGTGCACGCCGAGTTGAGTGCATCCCTGGTGCGCGACGAACACGGTGAGCCGCTCTATTTCATTTCGCAGATGCAGGACATCAGCGAACGCAAGGCCTTCGAGGATGCCCTGTTCCGCGAACGCGAGCTGGCGGAAGTCACGCTCAAGTCGATCGGCGACGCGGTCATCACTACCGATACCAAGCTCATCGTGACCTCTCTCAACCCCATCGCCGAAGCGATGACCGGCTGGTCGAGTCACGAGGCCGTGGGCCGCCCGATGGACGACATCTTTCACCTGCGCGATCCGCTCACCCGCCAACCGATTCCCAACCCGCTCATCATGGCGGTCAGCAAGAACAGCATCGTCGGCCTTACCACCGATGCCATCCTCGTGCATCGCAACGGTTTCGACAGCCCGATCGAGGATTCCGCCGCGCCGATCCACGATCACGCCGGCAACGTGGTCGGCGGCGTGGTGGTGTTCCACGATGTAAGCGAGACGCGCGCGCTGGCGCTCAAGATGGCGCACCTGGCGCACCACGACACACTGACCGGCCTGCCCAATCGCGCGCTACTCACATCACGCATGGAGTTCGCCGTATCGGTGGCCGCACGGCGCAACCAACGTGCCGCGCTGCTGTTCGTCGACATCGATCATTTCAAGCAAATCAACGATTCGCTCGGTCACGCCACCGGCGATACGCTGCTGCAGGAAGTAGCGCGGCGCGTTCGCGGCGCCGTGCGCAGCGACGACACCGTGAGCCGCCTGGGCGGTGATGAATTCGTCGTGCTTCTGCCACACATCGACAGCGCGGGCGATGCGCGCGACGTGGCTGAAAAGGTGCTGGCCGCCTGCAGTCAGGCCGTTGGCCTCGGTCCCGACAAGTCACCCATGACGATCAGCTTCAGCATCGGCATCAGCGTGTATCCGGATGACGCCGACGATGCCGAGTCGCTGCTGCGCAACGCCGATACCGCGATGTACGAAGCGAAGATGCAGGGCCGCAATGGCTACCGCTTCTTCAACCCAAGCATGAACGAACGCAGCACGGCACGCGTACGCACCGAGGTGGCGCTGCGCAAAGCGCTGGCACGCAACGAGCTAACCCTCTACTACCAGCCAAAGGTGGATGTGGAGTTGGGCACCATCGTCGGCGCCGAGGCGTTGCTCCGCTGGCAAGTGAATGGCGAGGACGTCTACACGCCCGAGGAATTCGTGCCCGTGGCGGAAGACTGCGGCCTCATCGTGACCATCGGCGAATGGGCATTGCGAGAAGCCTGCCGCCAGGCGGAGATATGGACACGCCTGTACCGACCACTGTCGGTCTCGGTGAACGTGTCGGCCCTGCAGTTTCAGCACACGCGCTTTCTCGATTCGCTGCAGGCGATTCTCGCCGAGACGAAACTCCACCCCACCTTGCTCGAACTGGAAGTCACCGAGCGCACTGTCATGGAGGGCGGCGACCACATCGTCGAGCTGCTGCACAAGATCAAGGCGCTGGGCGTCACACTCAGCCTCGACGACTTCGGCACCGGCTATTGCAGCCTGTCGTACCTCAAGCATTTCCCCGTCGACACCTTGAAGATTGATCGCGCCTTCATTCGCGACGTGGCCTGGGACAACGACAGTGCGGCCATCGTCAGCGCCGTCGTCACCATGGGCAAGGGCATGAACAAACAGGTGCTTGCGGAAGGCGTGGAGAGCATGGACCAGGCTACCTTCCTCGGTTCGGTCGGGTGCTCGCAGATGCAGGGCTTCCTGTTCGGCAAGGCCATGCCTGCCCGCGAATTCGAGGAACGCATCTCCGTGGTGGACATGGGCGATCCACGCGTCGCGCTCGACTGA
- a CDS encoding acetyl-CoA C-acetyltransferase, producing MDKTQKRVGVVGGVRIPFCRNNTAYADVGNFGMSVKVLGSLVEKFGLHGVELGEVAMGAVIRHSSDWNLAREALLSSGLAPTTPGITTARACGTSLDNAILIANKIATGQIDAGIAGGSDTTSDVPIVYGQKFRKRLLALNRAKTLKEKLQVATRGFSLKELKPSFPGVAEPRTGKSMGDHCELMAKEWKVGRVAQDELALASHHKLAAAYDAGFFDDLIVPFRGLKRDGFLRPDTTLEKLASLKPAFDRASGQGTLTAGNSTGLSDGAAAVLLASDEWAAARGLSIQAYLTHAQVSAVDFVHGEGLLMAPTVAVPRMLAQAGLTLGDFDFYEIHEAFAAQVLCTLRAWESEDYCRNRLGLSAPLGSIDPAKLNVNGSSLATGHPFAATGARIVATLAKMLEQKGSGRGLISICTAGGMGVTAILERP from the coding sequence ATGGATAAGACGCAAAAGCGCGTGGGTGTGGTCGGCGGTGTCCGCATTCCCTTCTGCCGCAATAACACGGCCTACGCCGACGTCGGCAACTTCGGCATGTCGGTCAAGGTGCTGGGTTCCCTGGTCGAGAAATTCGGTCTGCACGGGGTGGAACTGGGCGAGGTCGCCATGGGCGCCGTCATCCGTCATTCGTCGGACTGGAATCTCGCCCGCGAGGCGCTGCTCTCGTCGGGCCTGGCCCCGACCACGCCGGGCATCACGACCGCGCGGGCCTGCGGCACCTCGCTCGACAACGCCATCCTCATCGCGAACAAGATCGCCACGGGGCAGATCGACGCCGGCATTGCCGGCGGTTCGGACACCACCAGCGACGTGCCCATCGTCTACGGACAGAAGTTCCGCAAGCGTCTGCTGGCGCTGAACCGTGCAAAGACGCTGAAAGAGAAGCTGCAGGTCGCTACCCGCGGTTTCTCGCTCAAGGAACTCAAGCCGTCCTTCCCGGGCGTGGCCGAGCCGCGCACCGGCAAGTCCATGGGCGATCACTGCGAGCTGATGGCCAAGGAGTGGAAGGTCGGGCGCGTGGCGCAGGACGAACTGGCGCTGGCCAGCCATCATAAGCTCGCCGCGGCCTACGACGCCGGCTTCTTCGACGACCTGATCGTGCCGTTCCGCGGCTTGAAGCGCGACGGCTTCCTGCGCCCGGACACCACGCTGGAGAAGCTGGCGTCGCTCAAGCCGGCGTTCGACCGGGCGTCCGGGCAGGGCACCCTCACCGCGGGCAACTCCACCGGTCTTTCCGATGGCGCCGCGGCCGTGCTGCTCGCCAGCGACGAATGGGCCGCCGCACGCGGCCTGTCCATCCAGGCGTATCTCACTCATGCGCAGGTCTCGGCGGTGGACTTCGTCCACGGCGAAGGCCTGCTGATGGCGCCGACGGTGGCCGTCCCCCGCATGCTGGCGCAGGCCGGGCTCACCCTCGGCGATTTCGACTTCTACGAGATCCATGAAGCGTTCGCGGCCCAGGTGCTCTGCACGCTGCGTGCATGGGAGAGCGAGGACTATTGCCGCAACCGGCTGGGCCTTTCCGCCCCGCTGGGATCGATCGATCCGGCGAAGCTCAACGTCAACGGCTCCAGCCTCGCGACCGGCCATCCGTTTGCGGCGACGGGCGCCCGCATCGTCGCCACCCTGGCGAAGATGCTCGAGCAGAAGGGATCGGGCCGCGGCCTGATCTCCATCTGTACGGCAGGCGGCATGGGCGTCACGGCGATCCTCGAACGTCCCTGA
- a CDS encoding energy transducer TonB, translating to MLALRTSTSLSALALVLGIACTSWLTALTYERAPMTRRLAEVTLPTAAPALVSKTVSQIAPSPKPASNTSHPVASSRTRASAAPTRTSISQAPQPAAPSLVPVFMPSPRYPMSALRARREGQVVLSVTVTPEGEVAGVSVGRSSGDDALDRAAEEAVRGWRFAAAGNRPAHYTADLPINFELTGR from the coding sequence ATGCTTGCACTACGCACCAGTACATCCCTCAGTGCCCTTGCCCTCGTGCTCGGCATCGCCTGCACCAGTTGGCTGACCGCACTTACCTACGAGCGCGCGCCCATGACGCGGCGCCTGGCCGAGGTCACGTTGCCTACGGCGGCGCCGGCGCTGGTCTCGAAGACGGTGTCGCAGATCGCGCCGTCGCCGAAGCCTGCGTCCAACACGTCGCATCCCGTGGCGTCATCGCGCACGCGGGCATCCGCTGCGCCGACGCGTACCTCGATCTCGCAAGCACCGCAGCCCGCGGCGCCGTCCCTGGTACCGGTCTTCATGCCGTCGCCGCGCTACCCGATGTCGGCCCTGCGCGCCCGGCGCGAGGGTCAGGTGGTGCTGAGCGTGACGGTCACGCCCGAGGGCGAGGTGGCTGGCGTCAGCGTGGGTCGCTCCAGCGGCGACGACGCGCTCGACCGGGCGGCCGAGGAAGCGGTTCGTGGTTGGCGCTTCGCCGCGGCGGGCAACCGCCCCGCGCACTACACCGCCGACCTGCCCATCAACTTCGAACTGACCGGTCGTTGA
- a CDS encoding phospholipase D family protein has product MRRLLAPLLLIATLAAAGCSVSPARIHKADAVVTLTIDRQATCDASDASHCATPSPLIDAALEADAASTAARPVHVATLLEDGESAMAARINLIRAARQSIDVQTYIWEQDDAGKLMLDELIQAARRGVHVRILADQLFSFRDPGLLAALARASDHMEIRLYNPTFHAARTPPLEFAAGIVCCFYKFNQRMHNKLIVVDDLIGITGGRNYEDRYFDWDDSFDYVDRDVMVGGPAAKAMGASFDQFWNHKRSAPLTHLRDVNRELLADTDDPRHWNPPQYTHPERVAQTIANATDPAWIDEHLGRATLRLNRVEYLSDLPGKTDEPKRREVRALTRHIMGLVRNAKSEIVLQTPYLVMSKPAKKIFSALRQQPDPPRVVVSTNSLASTDAFAVYAMSYKHRKRYLTDYGFEIYEMKPHPANGDADALEGHSNDVATPPLSEPATARRRGRERRPGSHAEVSGMWPPSDTIGFIGSRASRGPRNRPAPLLTAGVRFGLHAKSIVVDDTFAMVGTHNFDPRSDHYNTESGVIVYDKRFADRLRDSIMQDTQPANAWTIAPRQKSIPVLSSVNEFIGDVSERLPFFDLWPFRYATSYEIKPGCIPMRWSDPRFFECYEAVGDFPEVDVSLKLIYTRMITAFGSSAAGIL; this is encoded by the coding sequence ATGCGCCGCCTCCTTGCCCCTCTCCTTCTCATCGCCACGCTCGCCGCAGCCGGCTGCTCGGTGTCGCCGGCACGCATCCACAAAGCCGATGCCGTGGTGACTCTGACGATCGATCGGCAGGCTACCTGCGACGCCAGCGATGCGTCCCACTGCGCCACGCCCTCGCCGCTGATCGACGCCGCCCTGGAAGCCGATGCCGCCTCCACTGCCGCGCGGCCCGTGCACGTCGCCACGTTGCTTGAGGATGGCGAGAGCGCCATGGCCGCGCGCATCAATCTGATTCGCGCGGCGCGCCAGTCCATCGACGTGCAGACCTACATCTGGGAGCAGGACGACGCGGGCAAGCTCATGCTCGACGAGCTGATCCAGGCCGCGCGCCGCGGCGTCCATGTGAGGATTCTTGCCGACCAGCTGTTCTCGTTCCGCGATCCCGGCCTGCTGGCTGCCCTCGCCCGCGCGAGCGATCACATGGAGATCCGGCTGTACAACCCGACCTTCCATGCCGCGCGCACCCCGCCGCTGGAATTCGCGGCCGGCATCGTCTGCTGCTTCTACAAGTTCAACCAGCGCATGCACAACAAGCTGATCGTGGTGGACGACCTGATCGGCATCACGGGCGGGCGTAACTACGAGGACCGCTACTTCGACTGGGACGACAGCTTCGACTACGTCGACCGCGACGTGATGGTGGGCGGCCCCGCCGCGAAGGCGATGGGCGCCAGCTTCGACCAGTTCTGGAACCACAAGCGCTCCGCGCCGCTGACCCATCTGCGCGACGTGAACCGCGAGCTGCTCGCCGACACCGACGATCCCAGGCACTGGAATCCGCCCCAGTACACGCATCCGGAGCGCGTGGCGCAGACGATCGCCAACGCCACCGACCCCGCCTGGATCGACGAGCACCTTGGCCGGGCCACCCTGCGCCTGAATCGCGTGGAATACCTGTCCGACCTGCCCGGCAAGACGGACGAGCCGAAGCGTCGCGAAGTGCGTGCGCTCACGCGACACATCATGGGGCTGGTGCGCAACGCCAAAAGCGAGATCGTGTTGCAGACGCCCTACCTGGTGATGAGCAAACCGGCCAAGAAGATCTTCAGCGCCTTGCGCCAGCAACCGGACCCGCCGCGCGTGGTGGTCTCCACCAACTCGCTCGCGTCGACGGATGCGTTCGCCGTCTATGCGATGTCCTACAAGCACCGCAAGCGCTATCTCACCGACTACGGCTTCGAGATCTATGAAATGAAGCCGCATCCCGCCAACGGCGATGCGGATGCGCTGGAAGGTCATTCGAACGACGTGGCAACGCCGCCACTGAGCGAACCGGCCACGGCGCGCCGCCGAGGCCGCGAACGCCGCCCAGGCAGCCACGCCGAGGTCAGCGGCATGTGGCCACCGTCGGATACGATCGGTTTCATCGGCAGCCGCGCCAGCCGCGGCCCGCGCAACCGACCGGCGCCGTTGCTCACCGCGGGTGTGCGTTTCGGCCTCCATGCGAAGTCGATCGTGGTCGACGACACGTTCGCCATGGTCGGCACGCACAACTTCGATCCGCGCTCGGACCACTACAACACGGAGTCCGGTGTGATCGTGTACGACAAGCGCTTCGCCGACCGGCTGCGCGATTCGATCATGCAGGACACTCAGCCGGCCAATGCATGGACCATCGCACCGCGGCAGAAGTCGATTCCGGTGCTTTCGTCGGTCAACGAGTTCATCGGCGACGTTTCCGAGCGCCTGCCGTTCTTCGATCTCTGGCCGTTCCGCTACGCCACCAGCTACGAAATCAAGCCGGGCTGCATCCCCATGCGCTGGAGCGATCCACGCTTCTTCGAATGCTACGAGGCCGTGGGCGACTTCCCCGAGGTGGACGTGTCGCTGAAACTCATCTACACGCGGATGATCACAGCCTTCGGCTCGTCGGCCGCCGGCATTCTGTAG
- a CDS encoding YceI family protein — protein sequence MRHLLSAIVVLLAAAPVTAADLRIDPQRSRAQFSVRLLWVSTVTGSFEGIRGDIAIDPSTQSAIVRADIDTESIKMESSRLRRWVLAPEFFDAKRFPSIHFESSPTPLHLLSEGGDVKGKLTLRGVTQPVTFHLQANRCPPQALAGCVLQLQGMIDRTDFEMRGRRGALSDRVNLGMAIVLIPP from the coding sequence ATGCGCCACCTGCTGTCGGCGATCGTCGTGCTTCTGGCGGCGGCGCCTGTCACCGCCGCCGACCTGCGCATCGATCCCCAGCGTTCGCGCGCTCAGTTCAGCGTGCGGCTGCTCTGGGTCAGTACGGTCACCGGCAGCTTCGAGGGCATTCGTGGCGACATCGCCATCGATCCCTCCACCCAGTCGGCGATCGTTCGCGCCGACATCGATACCGAAAGCATCAAGATGGAATCCTCCCGCCTGCGCCGTTGGGTGCTGGCGCCCGAGTTCTTCGATGCCAAGCGCTTTCCGAGCATCCACTTCGAATCGTCGCCGACCCCGCTCCATCTGCTGAGCGAGGGCGGCGACGTGAAGGGCAAGCTCACGCTGCGGGGTGTGACCCAGCCGGTCACCTTCCATCTGCAGGCGAACCGTTGCCCTCCGCAGGCCCTGGCAGGCTGCGTGCTGCAATTGCAGGGCATGATCGACCGTACGGATTTCGAGATGAGGGGCCGCCGCGGCGCCCTCTCCGACCGCGTGAACCTGGGTATGGCGATCGTGCTTATCCCGCCCTGA
- a CDS encoding SixA phosphatase family protein, with protein sequence MHELILLRHAEATPHGKDGKDDRERRLTEHGRNEARAAGEWLASHHVSYDRVLCSPAERTKETAALALGQIEPLYIDEIYDATVGMLYDLLDKHADAERVVLVGHNPGIEQLVAFLVEGRSEDYRGMPPAGMARLHFDGPLEPGKAKLDIFWSPPN encoded by the coding sequence ATGCACGAACTCATCCTGTTACGCCATGCCGAAGCGACCCCGCACGGCAAGGACGGCAAGGACGATCGCGAGCGACGTCTGACCGAACACGGTCGCAACGAAGCCCGCGCCGCTGGCGAATGGCTTGCCTCTCACCACGTCTCCTACGACCGCGTCCTTTGCTCGCCCGCCGAGCGCACCAAGGAAACCGCCGCCCTCGCACTGGGCCAGATCGAACCGCTTTATATCGACGAGATCTACGACGCCACCGTCGGCATGCTCTACGACCTGCTCGACAAGCATGCTGACGCGGAACGCGTGGTGCTGGTCGGCCACAACCCCGGCATCGAGCAGCTGGTCGCGTTTCTCGTCGAAGGCCGCTCCGAGGACTACCGCGGCATGCCTCCCGCCGGCATGGCCCGCCTTCACTTCGACGGGCCGCTTGAGCCAGGCAAGGCCAAGCTGGACATCTTCTGGTCCCCTCCTAACTGA
- a CDS encoding AAA family ATPase, translating to MLTTLVASSKGGCGKTTLVTQLATHWAQSGKQTAVIDADRQHSSLRWVARRPENVPAVTAIEGSRRAFDRLPGDVQRVIVDTPAGVDEKDLEPYLEHADVILVPVLPSHFDLDATLDFLTVLKGINRIKRGKLPVGLVGNRLKPWTNASQSALAELAERAPFPVVAELRDSQAYVLLTALGKGIFDYHSENVRGHQEDWAKLLRWIKRST from the coding sequence ATGCTTACGACGCTCGTGGCAAGCAGCAAGGGTGGTTGCGGCAAGACGACGCTGGTGACCCAGCTGGCAACCCATTGGGCCCAGTCGGGCAAGCAGACCGCCGTCATCGACGCCGACCGACAACATTCCAGCCTGCGCTGGGTGGCGCGACGTCCGGAAAACGTTCCGGCCGTTACGGCCATCGAGGGTAGCCGACGTGCTTTCGACCGGCTGCCAGGCGACGTGCAGCGGGTGATCGTGGACACGCCCGCGGGCGTGGACGAGAAAGACCTCGAGCCGTACCTGGAACACGCGGACGTGATCCTCGTGCCGGTGCTGCCGTCGCACTTCGACCTCGACGCCACGCTCGACTTTCTTACCGTGCTCAAGGGCATCAACCGGATCAAGCGCGGCAAGCTGCCGGTCGGCCTGGTGGGCAACCGACTCAAGCCCTGGACCAACGCCAGCCAATCGGCGCTCGCCGAACTGGCCGAACGCGCGCCATTTCCTGTGGTCGCGGAACTTCGCGACTCGCAAGCGTACGTCTTGCTCACGGCGCTCGGTAAAGGCATCTTCGACTACCACTCGGAAAACGTGCGCGGTCACCAGGAGGACTGGGCCAAGCTGCTGCGCTGGATCAAGCGCAGTACCTGA
- a CDS encoding antitermination protein NusB has translation MDQFALIASERAGFFVGWGTLTLINAGLAQGKNRSGLLWWLLSLFLGPLATLILVILPKVRAKLF, from the coding sequence GTGGACCAATTCGCCCTCATCGCCAGCGAGCGCGCCGGCTTCTTCGTCGGCTGGGGCACGCTCACGCTGATCAATGCCGGGCTTGCCCAGGGCAAGAACCGCAGCGGCCTGCTCTGGTGGTTACTGTCGCTCTTCCTCGGCCCCCTGGCGACGCTGATCCTCGTCATCCTGCCCAAGGTCAGAGCGAAACTGTTCTAA
- a CDS encoding trypsin-like serine peptidase — protein sequence MDDTSSKVYDLDVFSGEKRMPPAYPRISVLTRRAIACAVLTTAFTSYGSVASPVQEEPAASPWQDRLETLRYWTPKRMREAAVLSSSSTGKPIEPPVTPGGDEIGYAPVPLPYARSMPTRVTGQLFFHDPLRKEDGHCSASVVQSASRRLILTAAHCVVSVTIEPPLMWNEHLMFVPAYDGTRPPSDSAYAPYGAWPITRVYVSAVGKQNPVTLLRTDYDVAVAGVFDDAGPIEDVVCGGLMPRLSNPDDPITFPKVRVVGYPSAAAYSGAEQFHCESSTMLSITPSGIRLPQCGLASGNSGGPVMVVDDNEGNLVQVAAVVHNTFEQSRLLPYVYPALEAMANSEHRRGLPAAPTSPCP from the coding sequence TTGGATGACACGTCGTCGAAGGTCTATGACCTCGACGTCTTCTCAGGAGAGAAACGCATGCCCCCTGCTTATCCTCGTATCTCGGTGCTCACGCGCCGCGCGATCGCTTGCGCGGTGCTGACGACGGCTTTTACGTCCTATGGTTCGGTAGCCAGCCCGGTTCAAGAAGAGCCTGCCGCCAGCCCTTGGCAAGACCGACTGGAGACCTTGCGCTACTGGACCCCGAAGCGCATGCGCGAGGCCGCGGTCCTTTCCAGCAGTTCGACCGGCAAGCCCATCGAACCGCCGGTGACGCCCGGTGGTGACGAAATCGGCTACGCGCCTGTGCCCTTGCCGTATGCGAGGTCCATGCCGACCCGTGTGACGGGTCAGTTGTTCTTTCATGACCCGTTGCGAAAGGAGGATGGGCACTGCTCAGCGTCCGTCGTTCAATCGGCGAGTCGGCGGTTGATCCTGACCGCAGCGCATTGCGTGGTTTCCGTGACGATCGAGCCGCCCCTCATGTGGAACGAGCACCTGATGTTCGTGCCGGCCTACGACGGAACACGTCCGCCCAGCGACAGCGCCTACGCACCGTACGGGGCCTGGCCGATTACCCGCGTTTATGTCTCGGCGGTCGGGAAGCAGAACCCTGTCACGCTCTTGCGGACGGACTACGACGTGGCAGTCGCCGGTGTATTCGACGACGCCGGCCCGATCGAAGATGTCGTTTGCGGCGGATTGATGCCGCGCCTGTCGAATCCGGACGATCCGATCACGTTCCCGAAGGTCAGGGTTGTCGGTTATCCCAGTGCCGCGGCTTATTCCGGGGCGGAGCAGTTCCATTGCGAAAGCTCCACGATGCTTTCCATCACGCCGAGCGGTATCAGGCTGCCGCAGTGCGGATTGGCAAGCGGTAACAGCGGCGGACCCGTGATGGTCGTGGACGACAACGAAGGCAACCTTGTTCAGGTGGCGGCCGTGGTGCACAACACGTTCGAGCAATCTCGGTTGCTTCCTTACGTCTATCCTGCGCTCGAAGCCATGGCCAACAGCGAGCATCGCCGAGGGTTGCCCGCCGCGCCGACCTCGCCCTGCCCCTGA
- the speE gene encoding polyamine aminopropyltransferase: protein MSQQQLSWFTEAHQASGSSIGFRVERLLHAEKTPFQTIEIYQTTDWGNLMVIDGCVMLTSRDNFLYHEMMTHPALFTHARAKRVVIIGGGDCGTLREVLKHEEVEKATQVEIDERVTRLAEQYFPELCDANNDPRAELLFIDGIKYMAEAEPESIDLIIVDSTDPVGPAEGLFNAAFYGSCYKALRHGGILVQQSESPLAHIELIKAMRSAMRTSGFKAVRTLPFPQPCYPTGWWSCTMARKDGDLSGFRERGAISKNFATKYYNADVHKGALAQPEFMREQLGD, encoded by the coding sequence ATGTCGCAGCAGCAGCTCAGCTGGTTTACCGAAGCCCACCAGGCTTCGGGCTCTTCCATCGGTTTCCGCGTCGAGCGCCTGTTGCACGCCGAGAAGACCCCGTTCCAGACCATCGAGATCTACCAGACCACCGACTGGGGCAACCTCATGGTGATCGACGGCTGCGTGATGCTCACCAGCCGCGACAACTTTCTGTACCACGAGATGATGACCCACCCGGCGCTGTTCACTCACGCCCGCGCCAAGCGCGTCGTCATCATCGGTGGCGGCGACTGCGGCACGCTGCGCGAAGTGCTCAAGCACGAGGAAGTGGAAAAGGCCACGCAGGTCGAGATCGACGAGCGCGTGACCCGCCTTGCCGAGCAGTACTTCCCCGAGCTGTGCGACGCCAACAACGACCCGCGCGCCGAACTCCTGTTCATCGACGGCATCAAGTACATGGCCGAGGCCGAGCCGGAATCGATCGACCTCATCATCGTGGACTCCACCGACCCGGTGGGCCCGGCCGAAGGCCTGTTCAACGCCGCGTTCTACGGCAGCTGCTACAAGGCGCTCCGCCATGGCGGCATCCTGGTGCAGCAGTCCGAGTCGCCGCTGGCGCACATCGAACTCATCAAGGCCATGCGCTCGGCCATGCGCACCTCGGGCTTCAAGGCGGTGCGTACCCTCCCGTTCCCGCAGCCGTGCTACCCCACCGGCTGGTGGAGCTGCACCATGGCGCGCAAGGATGGCGACCTGTCGGGTTTCCGCGAGCGCGGTGCAATCAGCAAGAACTTCGCCACCAAGTACTACAACGCCGACGTGCACAAGGGCGCGCTGGCGCAGCCGGAATTCATGCGCGAGCAGCTGGGCGATTGA